Proteins encoded together in one Musa acuminata AAA Group cultivar baxijiao chromosome BXJ3-6, Cavendish_Baxijiao_AAA, whole genome shotgun sequence window:
- the LOC135640090 gene encoding peroxidase 4-like has translation MAATYVSVVLLLSVLGSASAQLSTGFYSSSCPNLLSTVKPVVHSAIYSEQRMGASLLRLFFHDCFVNGCDASLLLDDTSNFTGEKTATPNQNSVRGFDVIDKIKTAVEKACPGVVSCADILAITARDAVVILGGPNWAVKLGRRDAKTASLSGANNNIPPPSSSLSNLISKFSAQGLSRQDMVALAGAHTIGQARCISFRSRIYNDTNIDSSLATTRQSNCPSTSGSGDGNLAPLDLQTPTTFDNDYFKNLVNLKGLLHSDQQLFSNGSTDSLVKTYSASPSKFASDFAAAMIKMGDISPLTGSQGEIRNNCRMVN, from the exons ATGGCCGCGACCTATGTCTCCGTTGTGCTGCTACTTTCAGTTTTGGGGAGCGCATCTGCGCAGCTCTCCACCGGCTTCTACTCCTCGTCGTGCCCCAATCTGTTGTCGACGGTGAAGCCAGTGGTCCACTCCGCCATCTACAGCGAGCAGCGGATGGGCGCCTCGCTGCTTCGCCTTTTCTTCCATGATTGCTTTGTCAAC GGGTGTGATGCGTCGTTGCTCTTGGATGACACATCAAACTTCACGGGGGAAAAGACCGCAACTCCCAATCAGAATTCAGTGAGGGGATTCGACGTGATCGATAAGATAAAAACGGCGGTGGAGAAGGCATGCCCAGGAGTGGTCTCCTGCGCCGACATCCTCGCTATCACTGCAAGAGATGCGGTGGTCATC CTAGGTGGGCCTAATTGGGCTGTGAAGCTGGGAAGAAGGGACGCGAAGACTGCAAGCCTCTCCGGGGCTAACAATAACATCCCACCCCCATCCTCCAGCCTTAGCAATCTCATCTCCAAGTTCTCAGCGCAGGGTCTTTCCAGACAGGACATGGTTGCACTTGCAG GAGCGCATACCATCGGCCAAGCCAGATGCATCTCCTTCAGATCCCGTATCTACAACGACACCAACATCGATAGCTCCCTTGCCACAACCAGGCAGTCCAACTGTCCCAGCACCTCCGGCTCAGGCGACGGCAACTTGGCACCGCTGGACCTCCAAACTCCGACCACCTTCGACAATGACTACTTCAAGAACCTGGTCAACCTCAAGGGCCTCCTTCACTCGGATCAACAGCTGTTCAGCAACGGATCCACTGACTCCCTGGTGAAGACTTACAGCGCCAGCCCGAGCAAGTTCGCGTCGGATTTTGCCGCAGCTATGATCAAGATGGGGGACATCAGCCCTCTCACGGGCTCCCAGGGGGAGATCAGGAACAACTGCAGGATGGTCAATTAA
- the LOC135640865 gene encoding CBL-interacting protein kinase 18-like, translating to MEMESKGSVLMQKYEFGRFLGKGTFAKVYYARNLKTSQGVAVKVIDKEKVMKIGLTDQIKREIAVMRLVSHPNVVQLYEVMATKSKIYFILEYVKGGELFNKIAKGRLKENVARKYFQQLISVVDFCHSKGVYHRDLKLENLLIDENGNLKVSDFGLSALAESKRQDGLLHTACGTPAYVAPEVISRKGYDGAKADIWSCGVILFVLMAGYLPFLDSNLMEMYRKIVKADFKCMGLFPLDVRRLLVRILDPNPNTRMVIAKIMENSWFRKGLDGKLLNDKKATQEIDPSDDVDEVFDSCGSNGVEAKEEMGKLANLNAFDIISHSAGFDLSGLFEETDHRREVRFASDQPASSIISKLEEIAKRLKLKVKKKDYGVLRMEGSKVGRRGVLGIDAEIFEIAPKFHIVEIKKTQGDALEYEEMWTQDIRPALKHIVWTWQCDQQQQNL from the coding sequence ATGGAAATGGAAAGTAAAGGAAGTGTGTTGATGCAGAAGTATGAGTTCGGGAGATTCCTAGGCAAAGGAACTTTTGCTAAAGTTTACTACGCTAGGAATTTGAAAACTTCCCAGGGCGTGGCTGTAAAAGTGATCGACAAAGAGAAGGTCATGAAGATAGGTCTTACCGATCAGATAAAGCGAGAGATTGCTGTGATGAGATTGGTGAGTCACCCAAATGTTGTGCAGCTTTATGAGGTGATGGCCACAAAATCTAAGATATACTTTATCCTGGAATATGTAAAAGGTGGTGAGCTATTTAACAAGATTGCCAAAGGTAGGCTCAAAGAAAATGTTGCACGGAAATATTTTCAGCAGCTGATCAGTGTCGTGGATTTCTGCCACAGCAAAGGCGTCTATCACCGTGATTTGAAACTTGAAAACCTTCTTATTGATGAAAATGGAAATTTGAAGGTTTCAGATTTTGGCTTGAGTGCTCTTGCTGAGTCCAAAAGGCAGGATGGTTTGCTCCACACAGCATGTGGTACTCCAGCATATGTTGCTCCTGAGGTGATCAGTAGAAAAGGATATGACGGTGCAAAAGCTGATATCTGGTCTTGCGGGGTGATTTTGTTTGTTCTCATGGCTGGTTATCTCCCTTTCCTTGATTCAAATCTGATGGAGATGTATAGGAAAATTGTAAAAGCCGACTTCAAATGCATGGGTTTGTTCCCATTGGATGTTAGAAGACTGCTTGTGCGAATTCTAGACCCAAATCCAAATACTAGAATGGTGATTGCAAAAATTATGGAAAATTCTTGGTTCAGAAAGGGACTTGATGGAAAATTATTGAACGATAAGAAGGCAACACAGGAAATTGATCCTTCTGATGATGTTGATGAAGTGTTTGATTCCTGCGGTAGCAACGGTGTTGAGGCAAAAGAGGAGATGGGAAAGCTTGCTAATTTAAATGCTTTTGACATCATCTCTCATTCGGCAGGATTTGATCTTTCAGGTTTATTTGAGGAGACCGATCACAGGAGAGAGGTAAGATTCGCGTCTGACCAGCCAGCTTCTTCAATAATCTCAAAACTGGAGGAAATAGCCAAGCGCCTGAAgctaaaagtgaagaaaaaggatTACGGGGTACTAAGAATGGAAGGATCAAAGGTTGGACGAAGGGGGGTTTTGGGCATTGATGCTGAGATTTTTGAGATTGCTCCAAAATTTCATATCGTGGAGATCAAGAAGACCCAAGGGGATGCCTTGGAATACGAGGAGATGTGGACGCAGGACATAAGACCGGCCCTTAAACATATTGTTTGGACATGGCAATGCGACCAGCAGCAACAGAATCTGTGA
- the LOC135639476 gene encoding adenine/guanine permease AZG1-like, with amino-acid sequence MDSTADMGTSSGSRLRRLNEAVSKSWVGRWFKLAERCTTFTTELRAGTATFLTMAYILAVNASILADSGATCSIDDCLRPSPSCLLPPVDAGYAACVDRARRDLIVATAASSIVGSFIMGALANLPLALAPGMGTNAYFAYTVVGFNGSGNLPYRTALAAVFLEGLLFLLISALGFRARLAKLVPRPVRISSSAGIGLFLAFIGLQSNQGVGLVGYSSSTLVTLAACPREARTYLAPVEAFDNGTVALIPGGTVSGDVLCLHGRMESPTFWLGVVGFLIIAFCLIKNVKGAMIYGIVFVTAVSWFRHTSVTAFPDTLEGNEAYRYFKKVVDVHRIESTAGALSFSGIGTGRFWEALLTFLYVDVLDTTGTLYSMARFAGYVDDNGDFEGQYFAFMSDAVAIVVGSLLGTSPVTAFIESSTGIKEGGRTGMTALTVAAYFLLAFFFTPLLASIPAWAVGPPLVLVGVLMMKAVVEIKWEDMTEAIPAFMTMILMPLTYSIAYGLIGGIGTYIVLRAWDWSVTAWTCDGSVTKSLPLVSDSGGSDGAVVAAAAAAAAGNGGGDGLGDTKENENDQAV; translated from the coding sequence aTGGATTCGACGGCAGACATGGGGACGTCGAGCGGATCCCGACTCAGGCGCCTCAACGAGGCAGTGTCCAAGTCGTGGGTCGGACGGTGGTTCAAGCTGGCGGAGCGCTGTACAACCTTCACCACCGAGCTGCGTGCCGGCACTGCCACCTTCCTCACCATGGCATACATCCTCGCAGTGAACGCCTCCATCCTCGCCGACTCCGGCGCCACCTGCTCAATCGACGACTGTCTCCGCCCCTCCCCTTCCTGCCTCCTCCCGCCTGTGGATGCCGGCTACGCCGCCTGCGTCGACCGCGCCCGCCGCGACCTCATTGTCGCCACCGCCGCCTCCTCCATCGTCGGCTCCTTCATCATGGGCGCCTTGGCCAACCTACCCCTGGCGTTGGCCCCCGGTATGGGCACCAACGCCTACTTCGCCTACACCGTCGTCGGCTTCAACGGCTCCGGCAACCTCCCCTACCGCACCGCTCTCGCCGCCGTCTTTTTAGAGGGCCTCCTCTTCCTGCTTATATCTGCTCTCGGCTTCCGCGCTCGCCTCGCCAAGCTCGTGCCCCGTCCCGTCCGCATCTCCTCCTCTGCTGGTATCGGCCTATTCCTCGCCTTCATTGGCCTCCAGAGCAACCAAGGAGTGGGCCTCGTCGGCTACAGCTCCTCCACCCTCGTCACCCTCGCCGCCTGCCCCCGCGAGGCCCGCACCTACCTCGCCCCCGTCGAGGCCTTCGACAACGGCACCGTGGCCCTCATCCCAGGAGGCACCGTCTCCGGCGACGTTCTCTGTCTGCACGGGCGCATGGAGTCCCCTACCTTCTGGCTTGGCGTCGTCGGCTTCCTCATCATAGCCTTCTGTCTCATCAAGAACGTCAAGGGCGCCATGATCTACGGCATCGTCTTCGTCACCGCAGTCTCCTGGTTTCGCCACACCTCGGTCACCGCCTTCCCGGACACCCTGGAGGGGAACGAGGCTTACCGCTATTTCAAGAAGGTGGTGGACGTACACCGAATCGAGTCCACGGCGGGGGCGCTCAGCTTCAGCGGCATCGGCACGGGCCGCTTCTGGGAGGCGCTCCTCACCTTCCTCTACGTGGACGTGCTCGACACCACGGGTACGCTCTACTCCATGGCGCGCTTCGCGGGCTACGTGGACGACAACGGGGACTTCGAGGGGCAGTACTTCGCCTTTATGTCGGACGCGGTCGCCATCGTGGTGGGCTCACTGCTGGGCACGTCGCCGGTGACGGCCTTCATCGAGTCATCGACGGGGATCAAGGAGGGGGGCCGGACCGGGATGACAGCGCTCACGGTGGCGGCCTACTTCCTGTTGGCCTTCTTCTTCACACCGCTGCTGGCTTCGATACCGGCGTGGGCGGTCGGGCCGCCGCTGGTGCTGGTCGGGGTGCTCATGATGAAGGCGGTGGTGGAAATCAAGTGGGAGGACATGACGGAGGCTATCCCAGCCTTCATGACCATGATCCTCATGCCCCTAACCTACTCCATCGCCTACGGACTCATCGGTGGCATCGGCACCTACATCGTCCTCCGCGCCTGGGACTGGTCCGTCACCGCATGGACTTGCGACGGCAGTGTCACCAAGAGCCTACCGCTCGTCAGCGATAGCGGCGGCAGCGACGGAGCCGttgttgcagcagcagcagcagcagcagcgggcaATGGCGGCGGGGACGGCCTTGGCGATACGAAGGAGAATGAGAATGATCAAGCGGTATGA